The proteins below are encoded in one region of uncultured Eubacteriales bacterium:
- a CDS encoding conserved hypothetical protein (Evidence 4 : Homologs of previously reported genes of unknown function): protein MITPEMIDVFMSVDINTVEVQNLADIRALEFDNSLPRDKRLAYVLKKLHNPFCFRYGDMGIKLEFDDHSPPIQAVLTNFLIRKKSGL from the coding sequence ATGATTACGCCAGAAATGATCGACGTTTTTATGAGTGTAGATATAAACACGGTGGAGGTTCAAAACCTGGCTGATATAAGAGCGCTGGAGTTTGACAACTCCCTCCCGAGAGATAAACGGCTGGCTTATGTATTAAAAAAACTACATAATCCCTTCTGTTTTCGCTATGGAGATATGGGGATAAAACTTGAATTTGACGATCATTCACCGCCAATTCAAGCGGTGCTCACAAACTTCCTGATACGAAAGAAAAGCGGCCTATAA